A single Clavibacter nebraskensis NCPPB 2581 DNA region contains:
- the rnpA gene encoding ribonuclease P protein component, with product MLARRNRVTSGADYRTIVRRGRRTTTGTAVVSALAGPADAPTRFGFIVSKKVGNAVTRNLVRRRLKALSAELLHTLPPGISIVIRVLPGMERTPWDTLQEEMASAVTRAVRTI from the coding sequence TGCGGACTACCGCACCATAGTCAGACGGGGCCGCCGGACGACGACCGGCACGGCGGTCGTGTCGGCACTCGCCGGACCGGCCGATGCCCCGACCCGATTCGGGTTCATCGTGTCGAAGAAGGTCGGCAACGCCGTCACCCGGAACCTGGTCCGCAGGCGACTCAAGGCCCTGTCGGCGGAGCTCCTGCACACCCTGCCTCCGGGCATATCCATCGTGATCCGCGTACTGCCAGGCATGGAGCGGACACCGTGGGATACCCTGCAGGAGGAGATGGCGTCAGCCGTGACGCGGGCCGTGAGGACGATATGA